The Haloterrigena turkmenica DSM 5511 genome includes the window GTCGCGTTCGCCGCGCTCGGCTACAGCGTCTCGCCGTACGTCCTGCTGTTCGTGATCCCGCTCGCGAACCTCGCGGGCGCCGCCCCGCTCCCCGGCGGGCTCGGCGGTATCGAGGCCGCCTTCGTCACGCTGCTCGTGCCGACCACCGGCATCCCGGCGTCGACGATCACCGCGGCCGTGCTCATCTTCCGCGGGGCGATCTACTGGATGCCCGTCCTGATCGGCGGCCTCTCGGTGTCCGCGTTCGGCGTCAAGGCCCTCGAGTGACCGCCGAAGGCGGTCGATCGAGGATGATCGTGGTTCGAACGAACGACCGAGCGGTTGATCCCCGTCGGGCACGGACGGTCGGTCGTCGACACGCATGTACCGAGGTGGTCACATCGGCTTCAACGCCCTTCTGTACGCCCCGTTCGTTCCGATGGTGAGCCGCGGCTGGTCGCTCGAAGTGGCGCTGCTGGGAGCGGCTCTCGCCGTCGGACTGGCGAACCTCCCCGATATCGACCAGCCGCTGCCGCGGATCGCCCATCGCGGGCCGACGCACACGATCTGGTTCGCCCTCGTCGTCGGTCTGTGCGCCGGCGTCACGACGGCGCTGGCCGTCCCCGCGACGCCGTCC containing:
- a CDS encoding metal-dependent hydrolase, producing MYRGGHIGFNALLYAPFVPMVSRGWSLEVALLGAALAVGLANLPDIDQPLPRIAHRGPTHTIWFALVVGLCAGVTTALAVPATPSGFWFGFVVGTGSIVAHLAGDIVTPMGISPFAPVSRYHVTLDWFKSKNGRINRAFLLVGSTALLASLGLTIGRVGTVAPVG